In Cryptomeria japonica chromosome 10, Sugi_1.0, whole genome shotgun sequence, a genomic segment contains:
- the LOC131036423 gene encoding UBP1-associated protein 2B: MAKKRKAGEEKLTPQPQPPSEKIIKKEEEEEEKIDNGEEDQISEEDFKALMEPFSKEQLCHIIRDLAANDANVLSDIRKLADKDPAHRKIFVRGIGWDTTSEILKSVFSEYGELEECTVIMDKGTGKSKGYGFVTYKHMDAAQRAMKEPSKKIDNRMAACQMACLGPVPQQPTSDPAGRKIYVSNVPADMPADKLLSFFSKYGEVEEGPLGFDKQTGKSRGFALFIYKTAEGAKKVLEEPNKNIDGHSMHCKRATENQKPKINVTHTVPSVAGPLDPNDLALTYGKGSSLGAAYGVFPFNQVAAPGFSNAFNAILASQNQTFAGTSMDPSRLASMNPSLASSLNSSSLSQAFSPSGQGSLGLVGSYGMHSSLGPYGSQQGGIGGVTPQMFGGYGSQGAALQGLSPYQSQQLSQSGLSRTSQQTGGSSLGGMSSYLPY; the protein is encoded by the coding sequence ATGGCCAAGAAGAGAAAGGCAGGAGAGGAAAAGTTAACTCCTCAGCCCCAACCTCCATCGGAGAAAATTattaagaaagaagaagaagaggaggaaaagattgacaatggagaagaagatcaaATTTCAGAAGAAGATTTTAAAGCCCTAATGGAGCCTTTCAGCAAAGAGCAGCTCTGTCATATTATCCGCGACCTTGCAGCCAACGACGCCAATGTTTTATCCGATATACGAAAACTCGCCGACAAAGATCCCGCTCACAGAAAAATCTTCGTCCGCGGTATCGGCTGGGACACCACCTCCGAAATCTTAAAATCTGTATTTTCTGAATACGGCGAGCTCGAAGAATGCACAGTGATAATGGATAAGGGGACTGGAAAATCCAAGGGCTATGGCTTCGTAACCTACAAACACATGGATGCTGCGCAGAGGGCTATGAAAGAACCCAGCAAGAAGATCGATAACCGGATGGCAGCCTGCCAAATGGCTTGTCTTGGTCCCGTGCCGCAGCAACCTACTAGCGATCCTGCGGGACGCAAGATTTATGTAAGTAATGTACCCGCTGATATGCCTGCGGATAAATTGCTCAGCTTTTTTTCGAAATATGGTGAAGTAGAAGAAGGCCCGCTAGGGTTTGATAAACAGACTGGGAAGTCCAGAGGGTTTGCGCTTTTTATTTATAAGACCGCAGAAGGAGCTAAGAAGGTTCTGGAGGAGCCTAACAAGAACATTGATGGTCATTCTATGCATTGTAAAAGAGCCACTGAGAATCAAAAGCCGAAGATTAATGTTACACATACAGTACCTTCCGTGGCAGGTCCTCTGGACCCTAACGATCTGGCACTTACTTATGGTAAGGGTTCGAGTCTCGGAGCAGCCTACGGAGTATTTCCTTTTAATCAGGTTGCAGCGCCGGGGTTTAGTAATGCCTTTAATGCTATTTTGGCTAGCCAAAACCAGACCTTTGCCGGCACGAGCATGGACCCGTCGCGTCTGGCCTCCATGAATCCTTCTTTGGCATCTTCCTTAAACTCTTCGTCGCTTTCACAAGCCTTTTCGCCTTCAGGGCAAGGTTCTTTGGGCCTGGTTGGGTCCTATGGAATGCATTCAAGTCTCGGGCCCTATGGCTCTCAGCAGGGAGGAATTGGGGGTGTTACCCCACAGATGTTTGGAGGTTATGGTTCGCAAGGGGCTGCTCTGCAAGGACTAAGTCCGTACCAAAGTCAGCAGTTGAGCCAGTCCGGATTGTCCAGAACATCGCAGCAGACTGGAGGCAGTTCCTTAGGAGGGATGTCATCATATCTACCATACTAG